The following coding sequences are from one Armatimonadia bacterium window:
- a CDS encoding NFACT RNA binding domain-containing protein gives LHAIPTGAAEVEVTDYYDPNQATVTLKLDPHYSAKENAQAAFDRYRRARRILDKVPGLLAEARAEGEYLQGVQQQVETAEDTAELAQLEEELRRGGFLHEQAKRVRSRDRSGTVEPRRATTRDGYPMLYGKTGAQNDAVVRTAAPEDLWFHVKDGPGGHVVIRTSGRPDEVPESSLREAAALAASLSHWRNDAHVPVNYTALKHVHKPKGARPGFVTYTDFRTLHVDTGHERG, from the coding sequence CTGCACGCGATCCCGACAGGGGCTGCAGAGGTCGAGGTGACCGACTACTACGACCCCAATCAGGCCACCGTCACCCTCAAACTCGACCCGCACTACTCAGCCAAAGAGAACGCCCAGGCGGCCTTCGACCGTTACCGTCGTGCCCGGCGCATCCTCGACAAAGTCCCCGGGCTGCTCGCCGAGGCACGTGCCGAAGGCGAGTATCTGCAGGGAGTCCAGCAGCAGGTGGAGACGGCGGAGGACACGGCGGAGCTTGCGCAACTGGAAGAGGAGCTGCGCCGAGGAGGGTTCCTGCACGAACAGGCGAAACGAGTTCGCAGCCGCGATCGGAGTGGCACCGTCGAACCCCGGCGAGCGACCACTCGGGACGGCTACCCGATGCTGTATGGGAAGACCGGAGCGCAGAATGACGCGGTGGTGCGGACGGCGGCCCCGGAGGACCTGTGGTTCCATGTGAAGGACGGACCGGGCGGACACGTAGTGATACGGACCTCGGGGCGCCCCGACGAAGTTCCGGAGAGCAGCCTCCGTGAGGCTGCAGCCCTGGCGGCCAGTCTCAGTCATTGGCGGAACGACGCCCACGTGCCCGTGAACTACACCGCGCTCAAGCACGTCCACAAGCCGAAGGGCGCAAGGCCCGGCTTTGTCACCTACACCGATTTCCGGACGCTGCACGTGGATACCGGACATGAGCGTGGGTGA